The Stieleria maiorica genome includes the window GCAGTCCCGTCAGGGTCAAGATCAGGTAATAGACGCCTTGTTCGTCCGCTTGAAAACACAGGGCGATCAAGACCGTCGTCACCACACCCGACGGGATCTGCCACATCCGCGCCGCCATCGCATACGAGACCGCCCGATCGACACCAAAACGCCGCAGAACATCGCGGAGGGTCGATAGACGGGCGGGGCGGTTCAATCTCGGTAGGCCAACGATCGGAGATGGGGCATCAAACGTAGACGAAAAACACGGGCAACGGCTCGCGTGGTCCGCCGCATCGTTCCGCGATATTGTGCCGCGATGACGTTGCAAACTCAATTGCCACCCTCCCCCGTCACGCTACGGGCTCCATCACCGATCGGTTCACGTCGCTGGCTCGCTGCGGCGTGGCAGGGGACGATGGACCGCCGATCCGGCGATGCCCCCCGCACGAAAACGCTATGCTGTGAGTGTCGATCCCAATGGCACGCCGCTTAGTGAGCCGACGGCGCTAGCCGCGGGCCTTGATTTGCCTTCAACACGGCGGTAGGGCCCGAGGCTAGCGCCTACGGCTCAGTGTATTGGCTTAAGTCCGTGCCATTCGGGGCAGGTACCAAAAATGCAAAGCACCTTGCGGACCACCATCAAGACGAACATCGAATTGGAACAAAGCACTAGGTTCGCGACGTGCTCGAAACATCCGCGTCGAAATCGAAACAGAGGGAGGGCCGGTGGAGCGTTCGACGAATCAACAACCGGATCAAAAATCACCAGGGACCCCGAACCGTGAACCAGGCAACCGCAGGAAAGATCTTCCACTGGCTGACCGCCCATCAGGATGCCATGGTCGCCCTGGTCCGCGAGGCGGTGCTGATCGAATCGCCGTCGGCCGACCCGAGCACCCAGGGGCCGGTCTTCGATCTGTTGGCGAGCGAATTACAGGCGATCGGATTTCGCTGTCGCCGCTACCGAGGAAAGACCTCCGGCGGCCAACTGTTGGCCATGCCCGCCCAGACGCGTCCCAATCGCCACCGGCAACTGCTGTTGGGCCACTGCGACACCGTTTGGCCGATCGGGACGCTCGAGCGGATGCCGGTCCAGTCGCGAAGCGGTCGACTGCACGGCCCCGGCGTCTACGACATGAAGGCCGGGCTCGTTCAAGCCTTGTTCGCGATGCGTGCTCTGAAAGAACTGGGGATGTCTCCGTCGGTCACCCCCGTCATGTTCATCAATTCGGACGAAGAAATCGGCAGCAGCGAATCGGCGTGGCGAATCGAGAGATTGGCTCGCGGTGTCGATCGCGCGATGGTGATGGAGCCTTCGCTGGGTCCGGAAGGACGACTGAAAACGGCTCGCAAGGGCGTCGGGCGTTTTGTGATCACGATCACCGGCCGGGCGGCCCATGCCGGTCTGGACCCGGACAAGGGGATCAGCGCGATCTTGGAACTTTCCCACGTCGTCCAAGCCTTACACGCGCTCAACGATCCCGACGCCGGGACCACGGTCAATGTGGGGACGATCGATGGCGGCGTGCGGCCGAACGTGGTCGCCGCCGAAAGCCGCGCCGAAGTCGACGTGCGGGTGCGGACCGAAGCGATCGCACGGCAGGTTGAACAGGCGATTCACTCGCTTCAGCCAACTGTGCCCGGGACAGAGATCAATGTCAGCGGAAAGATCGGCCGACCGCCGTTGGAACCGACGCCGCGCAATCGAGCATTGTGGCATCGCGCCCAAGCCGCCGCCGATGCGTTGGGGATCGAAATCGACGAAGCCGCCGCCGGCGGCGGCTCCGACGGCAACTACACCAGCCTGCACACCGCGACGCTGGACGGCCTGGGCGCGGTCGGCGACGGCGCGCACGCGCTGAACGAACACGTCATCGAAGACAAACTGCCCGAACGCGCCGCGCTGTTGGCGTGCTTGTTGTTAGAGAAACCGATCACGGACCGCGACCTCCAGCCGAAGGATCACGCACACGATCGGTCGCCGATGATCTGCTCGACCGACGGCGCCACGCGACGCGACGAAACCTGAACGAACAGGTCAAACGTAGCGACCTTCGCCAGAAGGTGGATTCCAGCAGGGCCACGCTCTGGCGAGCATAGCTACGTCGAAGTGCCGCTGTCCCGCTCGATTCGTGGCAACCCACAACTTTAGCGCGGCCGACATCAGGAGCGGCGGCATCCACTCCGCGTCTTGCCGATGCCGATTCTGCGATTCGACGGATGCTACCGTGAGACACCCCGCAGAATCTGCTGGACCGACTTCTCCAGCTCGTCGCGAAAGTCCGGCGTCCACCAGGCATGGAACTTCAACTGCGTTTCTTCCATCATTCGCTGTTCTTTCTTCGCCAGTGACTTGAATTGCTTGACGCGGCGTGGCTTGATCTCACAGCGTGCCAGTCGCTTCATCCTTCCGCGGGCGATCCAGTGGTCATGCAATTCCCCTAGCATGTCCTGGACGTTGCAAACCACGGGATAAATCTCCGATCGCACCTCCGGGGGCAAGACGTCGCCGAGCAGTTCGATGGTGTAGCGAAGTCGCTTCGCTTGAATCCGAAATCGGTGCAAACGATCGACGCAATTGAGATCACCTCGCGCCCTCTTAAAGAACCGCCGCGACTGATCGGCGAACTGCAATCTGGCAAATTCGTCTAAGGTCAAATTCGGTTGACAGTCGATCGATTCGAGCGTCTTCTTTGCGCGACAGGCCAGTCGAGCATCGTCGACCAGTTTGTGATTCAACGCGATGATTCCCTTGCGGGCTTTGCGACGCAGGGGGGCCAGACGGAGTGCCAGCCGTTTGTACTTTCGCGGTTTCGCTTCGCGATAACGCATTAACAGCACATCCAGATCGCGTGCGGCGCCGGCAATCCGGCGGATCCGTTTCATCTGCGCCGTCATCCATCGGGCCCGCTTGCGTGGGATCACGTCCTGGTACAGCTCCAGCGCCGCGATCACCCTGCGCGTGCCGACGCGCAGCTGATGTACATGTTCGATCGATGCTTCGTCGCGTCCCCCGGCCCCCGGCAGATGGTTCAGCACCGTGGCCAATCGCGACGCGAGGGTGATGCGAGCAGCAGCGCCCACACAGCCCCGGGCATTTTCCAGCGGAATCCATTTGCCGGGATCGGCAGGTCCCAGATCGATCCCCGATGCCGAGGAAGTCGTGTTGTCACGTTCGGAAGCCATCGAGACGTAAAACCCTGCAAACAACGCATTGAGATCAGCATCAGATCGACGGCACCGATTCTAATCGATCGTGCGTCACGAACTTTGCCGGCCTTCCGGGCCTCAGGCACATCGCCCCCCGTTCGCCTGCCACCTGATGGCAGGCCTTGGGGCGGTTAAGATCGCGCCTCCGGTTTCACGGGTTAAAGTCAGCCGCGTTGGATGTTGGCGGCCGAGGAGACGCGCATTGAAGGGAGAGTTTGCTCAAAAAATGAGTGGGTCAAAAAATGAGAGCGGCTTGGGAATGATTTTTTGACCACCCCATTTTTTGACCAACACTGTCTCGTCCGCTCCAATTAACCCCGACGCGGGGTTCCCGTTTCGCCTTTGTCGGCCGGGCAACAGCGTGTCTATTAGCACGCCTCCGGTAGCGATGCTCACAAAGGCGTGCGTTGCCGCGCGCTAGTCGGTGGGCACTCAGTCCATCAGAGCCATCCGGGCAAATTGAATCCGTTCGTACTCTTCGTCCGGGGACTGCAGCAGGGCCTGGACGGAGGGATCGATCAGGCTTTCCAGCCACTGTCCCGGCGAAATGTCGTGCGAGCGTTGGGCGAAGCTGTCGAACGCGTTAAGGAACACTTCTTCGACGATGTCCGACACCTGGAACGGATGTTCCAGTCGCGAACCGATATCCGGATACCGCTCGATCCAATGGCTGATCCGCGATGCCAACGAAGACTCAAACACATCCATTTCTTGGCGGAAGCGATGGTAATCATCCTCGTCGACGGCACGAATGATGGCCGGGAGATTGATTTCGCCCAGCGGCGCGACATCGTGCCGGGTTCCCGCCGCATGTTTTTCCGCATCCTCGCCGACTCGCATCTGGCGTTTGTAGGCGCGAACCTTTTTGGTCAGTTTTCTGATACAGCTTTCAAATGCCGGGTGCACCTTGCTGTGACGCTCGCCGGTAAAGAGCGTTTTCCCCGAGAGTGCGAGACTGGTTTTGACGTGGTAATCACGTGCCTTCTGGTGGTACACGACCGTGATGTGCAGATCTGACACAGGGAAGTCGGCCACCAGGTTTCGCAAGGTGTGCAGATCGAGTTCCATGTCTTCGATCTCTTCGGCCGACAGTTCACAGCCTTTGGTGTCCAATTCGATTCGAAGGTTGTAGCTCTCGTCGGAAAACGTCATTGGTTAGCTCCTCAGCGACATTTTGATGCGATGACCGGATCGACCGATGAGGCTCCATCGCCAGCGGCGCGGCCGATCCGTCGCGTGACAGCAACGTCTGCTGTCCGTGAAGGCCGTCAGCGAAGCAAAGCCCGTGCCGCAATGGAGGTGCTCGAACGTGAAATACAGCAGAAACCAGTAGTCCGCCACAGTTTGGTTTTCGGTTGGGCGGGACAGTCGCCGTCCTCTCGGAGGTCGGCGCATGGCAAGGCTTCGCTTCGTGGACGCCGAGTTCGGAGAACACGGCGACTCTCCGAACGCTTCGGCCACCCGCTAGTGAAGCTGCGGCGGAATACTAGGCGTTGGAATCGGTCGGTTGGGCGGTGCGCAGGTGGGGTTTAGCGAGCGTGGCCGCGGCGTCGGAGCTGACTTTGTCGACGCGTCCCAGGTGCTTCGTTCCGGTGACGACGTAGGTGTCTTGGGCGTTGACTTCACGCTGATACCGACGCCGATAGCGATCGCCGTAACCATAACCGATCGATTGGTAGCTTCCGCTGGCGCTGCTCTGGTAGGAGGCGGTGGAGTGGGTCGCGGTGAATTTGTTGATGACCACACCCATCACTCGCGAACCGGACCAACGCAGCATCGCGGCGGCTTCTTTCGCGTTGGGGCGACAGCGACGTCGGATTCGGATGACCAGCAGGGCGGCGTCGACGTAGGTGGTCACGATCGCGGGATCGCTGACCATCAACAGCGGCGGGGTATCGACGATGATAAAGTCGTAGTTTTCCCGAGCCCACTGAAAGACGTCGGCCAGTTCGGCCAGCGTCAGCGCTTCGGCGGGATTGGCCGGCAGCGGTCCGCAGGGCAGGATGTCGAGGTTCTCGATCGGGGTTTGGTGAACCGCCCTGCCGGCCGGCAATTCTCCGTTCAGCACGTTCGCCAATCCGACGTTGGTATCCAGATTGAAACGCAGCGACAACCTTGGGCTTCGCAGGTCCAAGTCGATCAGCAGGGTGCGTTTGCCGGATTGGGCGATGGAGCAACCGACGTTGGCCGCCAGCGTGCTTTTTCCGTCCCCCGGCAAGGGGCTGGTGATCTGAAAAACCTTGCTGTCGTTTTGTCGCCGGTCCAGCAACATCGCGGTCCGAACCGCACGGACGGCTTCGGCAGCCGGGGAGTGTGGTCGATGGATCACGGCGAGCTTCGAATCGAGTTGCTCGATCGAGCCGGTCGGCCCTGGTCCTCGTTTCGGGGCGCGTGCGGCGTCGACGGGAATGTGCGTCAGCACGGGCGATTGCAACTCACGCTCGATCGCATCGGCGCTGCGAAAGGTTTTGGCAGTGGTTTCAAACAGCAGCGCGAGCAACCCGCTCAGCCCCAGCCCCAGCATCGCGAACACGGCCAAGTCTTTCTTCAGATCTGGCCCCGTCGGATGCGCTTTGCCGGTCGCCAACAGCGGTTGGACCAGGATTCCGCCATTGATGTCGATCAATTCCAATGCGGCAAGTTGCTGTTCCAATTGGATCAACATGCCTTGAATACTGGCGATCCGCCGGCGGAAGGAGGCATCGGTGTCTTCAAACTTCTTCAGCTCGTCGGCGGCTTGTTTTTCGACGCTGATCTTTTGATCGATAACGCCCAGGTCTTCGTTGGCCACGCGTAACCGTTCACTCAAACCGCGAATGTAGGCGTCGACCGCTTCACCGGCTCGTGCCAATTGCGCCTTTTGGAATCCTTCCCCACCGGCAATCCGCTGACCCTGATCGCTAAGCTCTTTGCGACGTCGATCGACCTGGCCGATCAATTCGTTCAGTTTGCTTTGCGAACTTTCGATCTGCATCACAATCGATTTGACTTCCGGGTGCGATCGCCCGTAGGCCAGTTCCAATTGCTCCCGCTGAATCTCCAACGGAATCAGCTTCTTTTCCACTTCGATTTTCTGCAGTTCTAAATCATCGGTCGTCAGATCGGCCGTCGATTCTCCCTTGAGCATCAAACGCGAGTCTTCGAAAACATCGCTCAGCTGTCCGATGATCAGCGCAACCATCAACGGGTTCTTGTGGCGGCGTTTCATACTCTCGGCGAATCGTAACTCGCAATCCAATTCCCGCTGCTTTTGTTCCAGCTCGTCGCGGAACGCCTGCAGTTGGAATTGGCGTTGCCGATGCGGATTGACGACTTGCCCATCAGGATCCCATTCCAGCGGCGCGCCTTCGCGGAACACTTTGTAGGATTCCTCCAATTCGGCTTGCTGCGGCAACAGCTTTTCCTGGGCGCTACTGACGAGTTGCTCGAATTCGTTGACTCGCTGTTCGCGCTCTTCCTGGAAATGATCTCCGATCGCATCGCAAACGGCGTTGACGGCGGCGACACAGACTTGCGGATCGTTCCCGTCAAAGTGGAGAGCCGCGATCATGCGGTCGCGTGAATCCTTTAAATCGGTCATCGTTTGGAATCGAATCCCGCCCCGCACCAACGCGACAAATTGGTCGTCGCTCAGATCACGAAGCTTGGGGATCGAGCGGAGTTGGTCGTCCAGTTCAACGCGTCCGGAAATCGCGTCCGAACTGATCAGCGACTGCATCAAGTTTCCGCTGGGAATCCCGCCGCGAACGACACCGGTTGCGGTATCGAGCGTGAGTGGCGTGTCACTTTTGAGCATCAACTTTGTCGTCGCACGATAGGTCGTCGGCTTCTGACAATTGACCCAATACCCGAGCAGCGTCCCGAGCGGCAGCAGAATGCCGATCAGCCACTTGTAACGCCACAGAACCGTCGCAATCGTTTCTCCCTGCGGTAACTCGACATCCTGGTCCATCAATCGGCCGGCGTGAGAATGGAGGTGCGGCGTCGAATGATCCAGCATCGGTGAGTGTGAGGTGGGCGAGAGAACGGCGGGAGGATCGCAAGGGTGTTTTCCTGGTTCACTCTAGGGCAGGATTCGTCAAAACGACGACGATCCCGGCCGCACACGCCTGTCCGATTACCCTCACCCGAATCAGGACGCGCAGTTTTGGGAACCTCCTTCCAGGGAGGGTCGCGGAGGAGTCTACGCTCGACGCGGGGAGGGTTCGCCGTGGCTCGGATTGACGCAAACACCACGAATCGACCCTCCCCTCGCTGCGCTCGACCCTCCCTTCCAGGAGAGTGATTTCCAAAAACCACACGACTTCAAAGAGGGAGGGTGTCTTCACTTGCATGATGGCTTCAGGTCAGAACGTGGCGTCTATGGATTCGAGCGAAGCGAACGAAGAATCCGCCGGCTTGCTCAATCGAACGCATCCAGATCGACGCCACAGAGGACGAATCGACGCGACGCTTGAGCTCGATTTGATCGCAGTAATTTCGCGCGTTCGGTCGCGACTTCATTGAGCAACTGTTGCGGTTGCGACTCGGACCGCGCGGACGTTTCGACGGAGTAGGCGAGTTGAATCCCGCGCCATGCAAGTGACTCCAGTGGGCGATGTAATTGATCCAACAATTCGATCAGCTTCGAAAATGCGGCGTCATCGCGTGTCTCTTGGGCTGCCATCCGGGCGCCGATTGCGACCGTTTGCTCGATTAAATCTGCCCGATGGGCGGTCGCCTCGGACTCTGCCCCCGTTTCACGCAACGATCGGCTCATCATCCGATACGCTGGGGCGTCGGTCGGGTCACGGAGTACACATTCGGCGAAACAGCGGACGGCGGTGACGTGATCGCCCTGCTCCGCCGCCGCGGCCCCCTTGGCCAACCAGGCGTCCGCGTACCGATCGCTGGATCCGGTCTGCTCGGATCGCCATGTCTGAAGCGCCGCGTGATCCTCCAATTGGACATAGATGCGGCCCAGCAATGCGTCTTCCTCCTCGCTGCGTTCCCGGACCGCTTCCAAACGAGTTCGAGCCGCGGCAAGGTCGCCGCGGGCGACATCCACCCGGGCCTGGCCCAACGTCCCGATCGGGTCGAACACCTCATCCGTGACATCGCCGGCCAACGGATGTGAAATTCGCAGCAAGGCCCGTAGTTCATCTTCCATGATGTCACCGATGGAACAGAGCACACTCAAGTACTCGGCCGCTTCGCTGCGCCGGCCTTGCCGCAATAGCAGCTGCGACAAATTGCGGTGCACCAGTGCGGCATCGGGGACTTGCTGCAACAATTCACGGTAGCGTTGTTCGGCCTGATCGAATTGCCCAAACCGCACCATCCACTCGGCCGTCTGCCCCAACACCGGCAACCGAACTTCGGGTGTCGTGACCGCAAGTTCGTCCAACATTTGGATGGCTTCTGGGAACCGCTTTCGATCCCCGAACACCATCGCCATCAAAAACACCACCTGCGGATCATCGGGAGCGATCCTGTATGCTTGCCGTGCCAATTGATAGGCCACCTCATCCTGGCCCGATTGCAGTGCCGACATCGCATCGGCGTGCAACGCAGCCGGATCCGGTGCCGGAGTGGCGGCCGCGGCGGGTGAAATTTCCGACGCGGGCGAAGGTTTGGCGGCGGGCGGGAGACCTGCGGCGGCCGGATCAGGGGTGGATGTCACCGGTGCAGGCCGGTTGGGTTCTGACGGCGTCTGATCTCTTTGACACCCCACCGAAACGATGGCCGCAAGAAACAGGCACGCCGAAACAAACCTCCGAGCAGGGTGTCGCTGAATCAATCGATGGTTCCTCGGGAGCGGGAGGCTTGTTTGGCGGCGGACCATTGATTGTCGGTCGAATCGCCGCGCGGCACAATTGGGATGTTCGGCGCTTCATCGGTCGGATTGAACCCGATCACGGGGTGCAGCTTAGTGATGGCGTCCGGAGTCTGGCGCGAACGGGTACAATGGATGGGATTGTCTTCCAAGGAGTGAAACGGGTGAATCGTGTCTTGATCCTGCCGATCGCGGGCGTCTGCTTGATCTTGATCGGTCTGGCGGCGTTTCGCGGCAAACCTGACGTGACCAACATCGCTGACGATCAACGGCGCGCCTCGGATCGCCGCGTCACCGATCGGTTGTCGCACAACTCGGTGGCCGACGGGGGCGCCGCCGAACCGGTCTTGGTCGGACGCAACGTTTGTCGCGAATGTCATGCCGAAAACTTCGCGTTGCATGCCCAGCATGGTCACGCCTCGACCTTTCATCGGGTCTCCGAAACCGACCTCGCGGACACGTTCGGTGGCCGGTCGTTTGACGCGGGGGAGTCGTTCGGGACCTACCATTACCACGCCGATGACCAAGGGCGTCTGTTCGTGTCGATGCCGGAACGATTCGACCAGGAGCGATTCCCGCTGATGTATGCGTTGGGTTCGGGGCACAACGCCCAAACCTTGATGACGCTGACCACGTCGGTCGACGGTCAAACCGAAGGCATCGAACACCGTGTCAGTTGCTATGCAGGAGAACGGCTTGGGCTGACGCCGGGACATGCCAACAAGACGCCGCGCGATGCATTGGAGTATTTCGGTGACTCGTCACGAGGCCAGCCGCTACAACGCTGCATTTACTGCCACACGACGAGTGCAAAAATCGTCGATGAATCGATCGTCGACTTGGTTTCCAACGTCAACTGCGAGAAGTGCCACGGGCCTGGAAGCGAACATGTCCGTGCAGCCCGAGAATCATCGACACCGCCGCCGTATTCGGTCGGGCGATCGACCTGGGACGCCGAATCCGAGCTGCAACTTTGCGGTGATTGCCACCGATTGCCGCGCAGCGTCAGCGAAAAACAGATCCGGGATTACCCCCAGCTTTTGGCACGATTTCAACCGATCGGAATGGTGCGAAGCGCCTGCTATTTAGAATCAAAGCGCGAATTAAGGTGCACGACGTGCCACAACCCGCACCGATCGATCCACACGGTCGACCGCTCACAGCACGAGCAAACGTGCGTCAACTGTCACCGGCACGATTCAGCCGGGCATGTCGTTTGTCCCGTGTCACCGGAAACCGGATGTGTCGATTGTCACATGCCGGCGGTCGAGTTGGATCAGGGATTGACCTTCCACGACC containing:
- a CDS encoding M20 family metallopeptidase, coding for MNQATAGKIFHWLTAHQDAMVALVREAVLIESPSADPSTQGPVFDLLASELQAIGFRCRRYRGKTSGGQLLAMPAQTRPNRHRQLLLGHCDTVWPIGTLERMPVQSRSGRLHGPGVYDMKAGLVQALFAMRALKELGMSPSVTPVMFINSDEEIGSSESAWRIERLARGVDRAMVMEPSLGPEGRLKTARKGVGRFVITITGRAAHAGLDPDKGISAILELSHVVQALHALNDPDAGTTVNVGTIDGGVRPNVVAAESRAEVDVRVRTEAIARQVEQAIHSLQPTVPGTEINVSGKIGRPPLEPTPRNRALWHRAQAAADALGIEIDEAAAGGGSDGNYTSLHTATLDGLGAVGDGAHALNEHVIEDKLPERAALLACLLLEKPITDRDLQPKDHAHDRSPMICSTDGATRRDET
- a CDS encoding CHAD domain-containing protein, which codes for MASERDNTTSSASGIDLGPADPGKWIPLENARGCVGAAARITLASRLATVLNHLPGAGGRDEASIEHVHQLRVGTRRVIAALELYQDVIPRKRARWMTAQMKRIRRIAGAARDLDVLLMRYREAKPRKYKRLALRLAPLRRKARKGIIALNHKLVDDARLACRAKKTLESIDCQPNLTLDEFARLQFADQSRRFFKRARGDLNCVDRLHRFRIQAKRLRYTIELLGDVLPPEVRSEIYPVVCNVQDMLGELHDHWIARGRMKRLARCEIKPRRVKQFKSLAKKEQRMMEETQLKFHAWWTPDFRDELEKSVQQILRGVSR
- a CDS encoding polysaccharide biosynthesis tyrosine autokinase; protein product: MLDHSTPHLHSHAGRLMDQDVELPQGETIATVLWRYKWLIGILLPLGTLLGYWVNCQKPTTYRATTKLMLKSDTPLTLDTATGVVRGGIPSGNLMQSLISSDAISGRVELDDQLRSIPKLRDLSDDQFVALVRGGIRFQTMTDLKDSRDRMIAALHFDGNDPQVCVAAVNAVCDAIGDHFQEEREQRVNEFEQLVSSAQEKLLPQQAELEESYKVFREGAPLEWDPDGQVVNPHRQRQFQLQAFRDELEQKQRELDCELRFAESMKRRHKNPLMVALIIGQLSDVFEDSRLMLKGESTADLTTDDLELQKIEVEKKLIPLEIQREQLELAYGRSHPEVKSIVMQIESSQSKLNELIGQVDRRRKELSDQGQRIAGGEGFQKAQLARAGEAVDAYIRGLSERLRVANEDLGVIDQKISVEKQAADELKKFEDTDASFRRRIASIQGMLIQLEQQLAALELIDINGGILVQPLLATGKAHPTGPDLKKDLAVFAMLGLGLSGLLALLFETTAKTFRSADAIERELQSPVLTHIPVDAARAPKRGPGPTGSIEQLDSKLAVIHRPHSPAAEAVRAVRTAMLLDRRQNDSKVFQITSPLPGDGKSTLAANVGCSIAQSGKRTLLIDLDLRSPRLSLRFNLDTNVGLANVLNGELPAGRAVHQTPIENLDILPCGPLPANPAEALTLAELADVFQWARENYDFIIVDTPPLLMVSDPAIVTTYVDAALLVIRIRRRCRPNAKEAAAMLRWSGSRVMGVVINKFTATHSTASYQSSASGSYQSIGYGYGDRYRRRYQREVNAQDTYVVTGTKHLGRVDKVSSDAAATLAKPHLRTAQPTDSNA
- a CDS encoding tetratricopeptide repeat protein, translating into MTSTPDPAAAGLPPAAKPSPASEISPAAAATPAPDPAALHADAMSALQSGQDEVAYQLARQAYRIAPDDPQVVFLMAMVFGDRKRFPEAIQMLDELAVTTPEVRLPVLGQTAEWMVRFGQFDQAEQRYRELLQQVPDAALVHRNLSQLLLRQGRRSEAAEYLSVLCSIGDIMEDELRALLRISHPLAGDVTDEVFDPIGTLGQARVDVARGDLAAARTRLEAVRERSEEEDALLGRIYVQLEDHAALQTWRSEQTGSSDRYADAWLAKGAAAAEQGDHVTAVRCFAECVLRDPTDAPAYRMMSRSLRETGAESEATAHRADLIEQTVAIGARMAAQETRDDAAFSKLIELLDQLHRPLESLAWRGIQLAYSVETSARSESQPQQLLNEVATERAKLLRSNRAQASRRFVLCGVDLDAFD
- a CDS encoding multiheme c-type cytochrome, which produces MNRVLILPIAGVCLILIGLAAFRGKPDVTNIADDQRRASDRRVTDRLSHNSVADGGAAEPVLVGRNVCRECHAENFALHAQHGHASTFHRVSETDLADTFGGRSFDAGESFGTYHYHADDQGRLFVSMPERFDQERFPLMYALGSGHNAQTLMTLTTSVDGQTEGIEHRVSCYAGERLGLTPGHANKTPRDALEYFGDSSRGQPLQRCIYCHTTSAKIVDESIVDLVSNVNCEKCHGPGSEHVRAARESSTPPPYSVGRSTWDAESELQLCGDCHRLPRSVSEKQIRDYPQLLARFQPIGMVRSACYLESKRELRCTTCHNPHRSIHTVDRSQHEQTCVNCHRHDSAGHVVCPVSPETGCVDCHMPAVELDQGLTFHDHWIRVH